Proteins co-encoded in one Athene noctua chromosome 34, bAthNoc1.hap1.1, whole genome shotgun sequence genomic window:
- the PPP1R10 gene encoding serine/threonine-protein phosphatase 1 regulatory subunit 10 isoform X1 produces MGSGPIDPKELLKGLDCFLGRDGEVKTMEGITKIFNLMKDSQKMVSRCIYLNILLQTRAQDILAKFIRIGGYKLLNTWLTSSKASNNVPFLQQILLTLQHLPLTVDHLKQNNTAKLVKQLSKSSDDEELRRLASILVSDWMGVIRSQSSAQPTERDKKKRKEENKSKTPVQEKPQEAKTEAKTEEMPEKKREKPKSLRTTAPSHAKFRSTGLEMEMPSLAPVKKMNSSSTTDKYSLKPMPIKRQNISSLPGDGPPAEKKYKPLNTAPNATKEIKVKIIPPQPMEGLGFLDALNSAPIPGIKIKKKKKVLSPTAAKPSPFEGKPAPESSSAKPSSPEPSAASEPLEQDRPGTPVPAVEVPEPMETCSSEASGDSKPNETPSESGQLTKKGRKKKTVSWPEESKLREYFYFELDETERVNVNKIKDFGEAAKREMLMDRHAFETARRLSHDTMEEKVPWVYPKLLELPAPLVVPGSGSRERFTQAEREKGILQELFLSKESVPDSPHEPDPESYEPLPPKLIPLDEDCSAEEVAYPEGLEGGAASPSPDPAGGAGAKLPPVLANLMGSVGAGKSPQGPAPAPPINMQEILTSIMGGPSTHKAEELMKQPDYSDKIKHLLGNLQAQPPGPGGVPHGLLGPGPMANGFPPGPKALQHFPPGGPVPGPHGGGGGGGPGLPPGPGLPGGPRLLGPPPPQRGGGGGGGSGGGGGDFWESPEGGGTLRGGPHGGGGGGMRGGGPFHRPRGRSGAEPPYRCRGGGGGGGGGGGGGRNGGPPNGGGARGGPPGSHGEHGRGHPGDHPRGHGGGHGGELPTRPVCRHFVLKGTCRYETNCAFYHPGVNWPPPP; encoded by the exons ATGGGCTCCGGCCCCATCGACCCCAAGGAGCTCCTCAAGGGCTTGGACTGCTTCCTGGGCCGCGATGGCGAGGTCAAGACCATGGAGGGCATCACCAAAATCTTTAA CTTGATGAAGGACTCGCAGAAGATGGTGAGTCGCTGCATCTACCTGAATATTTTGCTGCAGACACGGGCTCAAGACATCCTGGCAAA atttATCCGGATTGGGGGTTACAAGCTGCTCAACACCTGGCTCACCAGTTCCAAAGCCTCCAACAACGTCCCCTTCCTGCAGCAGATCctcctcaccctgcagcacctgcCCCTCACCGTCGACCACCTCAAACAG AACAACACAGCCAAGCTGGTGAAGCAGCTCAGCAAATCCAGCGACGATGAAG AGCTGCGCCGCCTCGCCTCCATCCTCGTCAGCGACTGGATGGGTGTCATCCGCTCCCAGAGCAGCGCCCAGCCCACTG AACGGGATAAAAAGAAGcggaaagaggaaaacaaaagcaaaacacccGTCCAAGAGAAACCTCAAGAAGCCAAAACCGAGGCAAAAACCGAggaaatgccagaaaaaaaaagggagaaaccCAAATCCTTACGGACCACAGCTCCCAGCCACGCCAAATTCCGCTCCACTG gGCTGGAAATGGAGATGCCTTCGTTAGCACCCGTGAAAAAAATGAACTCGTCGTCAACCACTGATAAATACAGTCTGAAACCGATGCCCATAAAGAGGCAAAA catttccTCCCTGCCCGGGGACGGGCCCCCGGCtgagaaaaaatacaaaccccTCAACACGGCGCCCAACGCCACCAAGGAGATCAAAGTCAAGATCATCCCTCCCCAGC CCATGGAAGGACTCGGCTTCCTCGACGCCCTCAACTCCGCTCCCATCCCCGGCATCAagattaagaagaagaaaaaagttttgtcCCCCACGGCGGCCAAG cccagcccctttGAGGGGAAACCAGCTCCTGAAAGCAGCTCGGCCAAACCTTCCTCCCCGGAGCCCAGCGCTGCCTCGGAGCCCCTGGAGCAGGATCGACCCGGGACACCCGTCCCGGCCGTGGAGGTGCCAGAACCCATGGAAACGT GCTCGTCAGAGGCGAGCGGCGACTCGAAACCCAACGAAACCCCCTCAGAGAGCGGCCAACTCACCAAAAAAGGGCGAAAAAAGAAAACGGTGAGTTGGCCAGAGGAGAGCAAACTCCGCGAGTATTTCTACTTCGAGCTGGACGAGACCGAACGAG TTAATGTCAACAAGATTAAAGATTTTGGAGAAGCGGCCAAGCGGGAGATGCTGATGGACCGTCACGCCTTCGAGACGGCCCGACGCCTCAGCCATGACACCATGGAGGAGAAAGTGCCCTGGGTTTATCCCAAACTCCTCGAGCTTCCCGCTCCCCTGGTGGTGCCGGGCAGCGGCAGTCGGGAACGTTTTACTCAGGCCGAgagggaaaaagggattttgcaggAGCTTTTTCTCTCCAAGGAGAG CGTCCCGGACAGCCCTCACGAACCCGATCCCGAATCCTACGAGCCGCTGCCGCCCAAACTGATCCCTTTGGATGAG gacTGCTCCGCCGAGGAGGTGGCTTACCCCGAAGGATTGGAAGGAGGCGCCGCCTCGCCCTCGCCGGATCCCGCCGGCGGAGCGGGGGCCAAACTCCCCCCCGTGCTGGCCAACCTGATGGGGAGCGTAGGGGCCGGTAAAAGCCCCCAGGGGCCAGCGCCAGCCCCCCCCATCAACATGCAGGAGATCCTCACCTCCATCATG ggtgggcccaGCACCCACAAAGCGGAAGAATTGATGAAACAACCGGATTATTCGGATAAAATCAAACATTTGTTGGGAAACCTGCAGGCTcagccgccggggcccggcggag TGCCCCACGGCTTGCTGGGCCCCGGCCCCATGGCCAACGGCTTCCCGCCCGGCCCCAAGGCCTTGCAGCACTTCCCCCCGGGGGGGCCCGTGCCCG GACCCCacggaggaggaggtggggggggaccCGGCCTCCCCCCAGGTCCGGGGCTCCCAGGCGGTCCCCGTCTTTTAGGGCCGCCCCCCCctcaaagaggaggaggaggaggaggaggaagcggcggcggcggcggcgacttTTGGGAATCGCCTGAAGGGGGGGGGACCCTCCGAGGTGGCCcccacggcggcggcggcggcggcatgCGCGGGGGGGGCCCCTTTCACCGCCCCCGCGGCCGTAGCGGCGCTGAACCCCCTTATCGatgccgaggaggaggaggaggaggaggaggaggaggcgggggggggcgcaaCGGGGGCCCCCCAAATGGCGGCGGCGCAAGGGGGGGGCCCCCCGGTAGCCACGGCGAACACGGCAGAGGCCACCCCGGCGATCACCCCCGGGGTCACGGCGGAGGCCACGGAGGAG AGCTGCCGACCCGCCCCGTCTGTCGCCACTTCGTGCTCAAAGGCACCTGCAGGTACGAGACCAACTGCGCCTTCTACCACCCCGGCGTCAACTGGCCGCCCCCGCCGTAA
- the PPP1R10 gene encoding serine/threonine-protein phosphatase 1 regulatory subunit 10 isoform X2: MGSGPIDPKELLKGLDCFLGRDGEVKTMEGITKIFNLMKDSQKMVSRCIYLNILLQTRAQDILAKFIRIGGYKLLNTWLTSSKASNNVPFLQQILLTLQHLPLTVDHLKQNNTAKLVKQLSKSSDDEELRRLASILVSDWMGVIRSQSSAQPTERDKKKRKEENKSKTPVQEKPQEAKTEAKTEEMPEKKREKPKSLRTTAPSHAKFRSTGLEMEMPSLAPVKKMNSSSTTDKYSLKPMPIKRQNISSLPGDGPPAEKKYKPLNTAPNATKEIKVKIIPPQPMEGLGFLDALNSAPIPGIKIKKKKKVLSPTAAKPSPFEGKPAPESSSAKPSSPEPSAASEPLEQDRPGTPVPAVEVPEPMETCSSEASGDSKPNETPSESGQLTKKGRKKKTVSWPEESKLREYFYFELDETERVNVNKIKDFGEAAKREMLMDRHAFETARRLSHDTMEEKVPWVYPKLLELPAPLVVPGSGSRERFTQAEREKGILQELFLSKESVPDSPHEPDPESYEPLPPKLIPLDEGGPSTHKAEELMKQPDYSDKIKHLLGNLQAQPPGPGGVPHGLLGPGPMANGFPPGPKALQHFPPGGPVPGPHGGGGGGGPGLPPGPGLPGGPRLLGPPPPQRGGGGGGGSGGGGGDFWESPEGGGTLRGGPHGGGGGGMRGGGPFHRPRGRSGAEPPYRCRGGGGGGGGGGGGGRNGGPPNGGGARGGPPGSHGEHGRGHPGDHPRGHGGGHGGELPTRPVCRHFVLKGTCRYETNCAFYHPGVNWPPPP, encoded by the exons ATGGGCTCCGGCCCCATCGACCCCAAGGAGCTCCTCAAGGGCTTGGACTGCTTCCTGGGCCGCGATGGCGAGGTCAAGACCATGGAGGGCATCACCAAAATCTTTAA CTTGATGAAGGACTCGCAGAAGATGGTGAGTCGCTGCATCTACCTGAATATTTTGCTGCAGACACGGGCTCAAGACATCCTGGCAAA atttATCCGGATTGGGGGTTACAAGCTGCTCAACACCTGGCTCACCAGTTCCAAAGCCTCCAACAACGTCCCCTTCCTGCAGCAGATCctcctcaccctgcagcacctgcCCCTCACCGTCGACCACCTCAAACAG AACAACACAGCCAAGCTGGTGAAGCAGCTCAGCAAATCCAGCGACGATGAAG AGCTGCGCCGCCTCGCCTCCATCCTCGTCAGCGACTGGATGGGTGTCATCCGCTCCCAGAGCAGCGCCCAGCCCACTG AACGGGATAAAAAGAAGcggaaagaggaaaacaaaagcaaaacacccGTCCAAGAGAAACCTCAAGAAGCCAAAACCGAGGCAAAAACCGAggaaatgccagaaaaaaaaagggagaaaccCAAATCCTTACGGACCACAGCTCCCAGCCACGCCAAATTCCGCTCCACTG gGCTGGAAATGGAGATGCCTTCGTTAGCACCCGTGAAAAAAATGAACTCGTCGTCAACCACTGATAAATACAGTCTGAAACCGATGCCCATAAAGAGGCAAAA catttccTCCCTGCCCGGGGACGGGCCCCCGGCtgagaaaaaatacaaaccccTCAACACGGCGCCCAACGCCACCAAGGAGATCAAAGTCAAGATCATCCCTCCCCAGC CCATGGAAGGACTCGGCTTCCTCGACGCCCTCAACTCCGCTCCCATCCCCGGCATCAagattaagaagaagaaaaaagttttgtcCCCCACGGCGGCCAAG cccagcccctttGAGGGGAAACCAGCTCCTGAAAGCAGCTCGGCCAAACCTTCCTCCCCGGAGCCCAGCGCTGCCTCGGAGCCCCTGGAGCAGGATCGACCCGGGACACCCGTCCCGGCCGTGGAGGTGCCAGAACCCATGGAAACGT GCTCGTCAGAGGCGAGCGGCGACTCGAAACCCAACGAAACCCCCTCAGAGAGCGGCCAACTCACCAAAAAAGGGCGAAAAAAGAAAACGGTGAGTTGGCCAGAGGAGAGCAAACTCCGCGAGTATTTCTACTTCGAGCTGGACGAGACCGAACGAG TTAATGTCAACAAGATTAAAGATTTTGGAGAAGCGGCCAAGCGGGAGATGCTGATGGACCGTCACGCCTTCGAGACGGCCCGACGCCTCAGCCATGACACCATGGAGGAGAAAGTGCCCTGGGTTTATCCCAAACTCCTCGAGCTTCCCGCTCCCCTGGTGGTGCCGGGCAGCGGCAGTCGGGAACGTTTTACTCAGGCCGAgagggaaaaagggattttgcaggAGCTTTTTCTCTCCAAGGAGAG CGTCCCGGACAGCCCTCACGAACCCGATCCCGAATCCTACGAGCCGCTGCCGCCCAAACTGATCCCTTTGGATGAG ggtgggcccaGCACCCACAAAGCGGAAGAATTGATGAAACAACCGGATTATTCGGATAAAATCAAACATTTGTTGGGAAACCTGCAGGCTcagccgccggggcccggcggag TGCCCCACGGCTTGCTGGGCCCCGGCCCCATGGCCAACGGCTTCCCGCCCGGCCCCAAGGCCTTGCAGCACTTCCCCCCGGGGGGGCCCGTGCCCG GACCCCacggaggaggaggtggggggggaccCGGCCTCCCCCCAGGTCCGGGGCTCCCAGGCGGTCCCCGTCTTTTAGGGCCGCCCCCCCctcaaagaggaggaggaggaggaggaggaagcggcggcggcggcggcgacttTTGGGAATCGCCTGAAGGGGGGGGGACCCTCCGAGGTGGCCcccacggcggcggcggcggcggcatgCGCGGGGGGGGCCCCTTTCACCGCCCCCGCGGCCGTAGCGGCGCTGAACCCCCTTATCGatgccgaggaggaggaggaggaggaggaggaggaggcgggggggggcgcaaCGGGGGCCCCCCAAATGGCGGCGGCGCAAGGGGGGGGCCCCCCGGTAGCCACGGCGAACACGGCAGAGGCCACCCCGGCGATCACCCCCGGGGTCACGGCGGAGGCCACGGAGGAG AGCTGCCGACCCGCCCCGTCTGTCGCCACTTCGTGCTCAAAGGCACCTGCAGGTACGAGACCAACTGCGCCTTCTACCACCCCGGCGTCAACTGGCCGCCCCCGCCGTAA
- the MRPS18B gene encoding small ribosomal subunit protein mS40, whose product MRGGKMALAKGMALLRAAAAGARGTGRLLWARDVPRFCSTEAAPEPPPQPPSPFQERPWEYLESEEYRATYGDKPVWMGYRRNHKGAIPPQRTRKACLRKGKRVGNPCPICRDPHLHLHFRNVKLLDQFICPHSGIIFHPTYTGICMKQHKLLTKAIAQAQDHGLLWLQVPFVPVPQEDFSNRHPAIGKTPPAPALTPGGHWYPWYEWQPPPAAAIARVRALYKDYLKEETAAPTPPDTPQAPTV is encoded by the exons ATGCGCGGCGGCAAAATGGCGCTGGCCAAAGGGATGGCGCTGctgcgggcggccgccgccggggcgcggggaACGGGGCGGCTGCTGTGGGCTcgg gatgtCCCCCGGTTCTGCAGCACCGAAgcagcccccgagccccccccccagcccccgtcCCCCTTCCAGGAGCGGCCCTGGGAGTATCTGGAGAGTGAAg AGTACCGGGCTACCTACGGCGACAAACCCGTCTGGATGGGCTACCGCCGCAACCACAAGGGCGCCATCCCGCCCCAGCGCACCCGCAAAGCCTGTCTG CGCAAGGGCAAGCGCGTGGGCAACCCCTGTCCCATCTGCCGCGACCCCCACCTGCACCTGCACTTCCGG AACGTGAAGCTCCTGGACCAGTTCATCTGCCCCCACTCCGGCATCATCTTCCACCCCACGTACACCG GGATCTGCATGAAGCAGCACAAACTCCTGACCAAAGCCATCGCCCAGGCGCAAGACCACG gtCTCCTCTGGCTACAAGTTCCCTTCGTCCCCGTCCCCCAAGAGGATTTCTCCAACCGACACCCGGCCATCGGGAAGACCCCGCCGGCACCCGCCCTGACCCCCGGCGGCCATTGGTACCCCTGGTACGAgtggcagcccccccccgccgccgccatcgcccgCGTCCGCGCCCTTTACAAGGATTACCTGAAGGAAGAAACGGCCGCGCCGacaccccccgacaccccccaagCGCCAACC GTTTAA
- the LOC141972546 gene encoding LOW QUALITY PROTEIN: uncharacterized protein LOC141972546 (The sequence of the model RefSeq protein was modified relative to this genomic sequence to represent the inferred CDS: inserted 1 base in 1 codon) encodes MAAPRPSLRRRRGYAHARRQNGAGQRDGAAAGGRRRGAGNGAAAVGSGCPPVLQHRSSPRAPPQPPSPFQERPWEYLESEEYRATYGDKPXWMGYRRNHKGAIPPQRTRKACLRKGKRVGNPCPICRDPHLHLHFRNVKLLDQFICPHSGIIFHPTYTGICMKQHKLLTKAIAQAQDHGLLWLQVPFVPVPQEDFSNRHPAIGKTPPAPALTPGGHWYPWYEWQPPPAAAIARVRRLYKDYLEGRNGRADTPPTPPKRQPWSTRRNKMFKTLFSRRVFLFFFFLRFGFHSRKLRHDKMAAAPPRWRPRPQDGGRAPKMAAAPPRWRPRPQDGGRAPRWRPRPQDGGRAPKMAAAPPRWRRFKEVCGGDIPQHALRREACVVCGVSRRALR; translated from the exons atggcggcgccccGCCCTTCCCTGCGGAGGAGGAGGGGGTATGCGCATGCGCGGCGGCAAAATGGCGCTGGCCAAAGGGATGGCGCTGctgcgggcggccgccgccggggcgcggggaACGGGGCGGCTGCTGTGGGCTcgg gatgTCCCCCGGTTCTGCAGCACCGAAgcagcccccgagcccccccccagcccccgtcCCCCTTCCAGGAGCGGCCCTGGGAGTATCTGGAGAGTGAAg aGTACCGGGCTACCTACGGCGACAAAC TCTGGATGGGCTACCGCCGCAACCACAAGGGCGCCATCCCGCCCCAGCGCACCCGCAAAGCCTGTCTG CGCAAGGGCAAGCGCGTGGGCAACCCCTGTCCCATCTGCCGCGACCCCCACCTGCACCTGCACTTCCGG AACGTGAAGCTCCTGGACCAGTTCATCTGCCCCCACTCCGGCATCATCTTCCACCCCACGTACACCG GGATCTGCATGAAGCAGCACAAACTCCTGACCAAAGCCATCGCCCAGGCGCAAGACCACG gtCTCCTCTGGCTACAAGTTCCCTTCGTCCCCGTCCCCCAAGAGGATTTCTCCAACCGACACCCGGCCATCGGGAAGACCCCGCCGGCACCCGCCCTGACCCCCGGCGGCCATTGGTACCCCTGGTACGAgtggcagcccccccccgccgccgccatcgcccgCGTCCGCCGCCTTTACAAGGATTACCTGGAAGGAAGAAACGGCCGCGCCGAcacccccccgacaccccccaagCGCCAACCGTGGAGCACAAGGaggaataaaatgtttaaaacccTTTTTTCGAGACgcgtttttctcttttttttttttttgcgttttGGTTTTCACtcgaggaaactgaggcacgacaAGATGGCGGCCGCGCCCCCAAGATGGCGGCCGCGCCCCCAAGATGGCGGCCGCGCCCCCAAGATGGCGGCCGCGCCCCCAAGATGGCGGCCGCGCCCCCAAGATGGCGGCCGCGCCCCAAGATGGCGGCCGCGCCCCCAAGATGGCGGCCGCGCCCCCAAGATGGCGGCCGCGCCCCCAAGATGGCGGCGTTTTAAAGAGGTGTGTGGGGGGGATATACCCCAGCATGCTTTGCGGCGTGAAGCGTGTGTTGTGTGTGGTGTTTCCCGTCGTGCTTTGCGGTAA
- the ATAT1 gene encoding LOW QUALITY PROTEIN: alpha-tubulin N-acetyltransferase 1 (The sequence of the model RefSeq protein was modified relative to this genomic sequence to represent the inferred CDS: inserted 2 bases in 2 codons) yields MEFPFDLAPVLGDRFSVVDQHLRPTGRRGPTHRGDLEQQLRTVIDELGKALAQAQGLPAPVTSAARMEANRHVLYILRDADARRDPKGAIIGFLKVGYKKLFLLDRNGAHNEAEPLCVLDFYIHDSLQRHGYGRELFHHMLQSERVEPWRLAVDRPSEKLLGFLRKHYGLADAIPQVNNFVIFEGFFSNRPPPPRRPPQKRPDGXIKPYSLSERDFLREEXGAPWPFNLSPGRAGGSPVRGSLRPFLLRRDGPTEPDGPTDTPPPRRASSLGRVGR; encoded by the exons ATGGAATTCCCTTTCGATTTAGCCCCGGTGTTGGGCGACCGTTTCTCTGTCGTGGACCAGCATTTGCGACCCACCGGTCGCCGAGGCCCGACCCACCG GGGGgacctggagcagcagctgaggacGGTGATCGATGAGCTGGGCAAGGCCCTCG CGCAGGCCCAAGGCCTCCCGGCCCCCGTGACCAGCGCCGCGCGCATGGAGGCCAACCGCCACGTCCTCTACATCCTCCGCGACGCCGACGCCCGCCG A gaccccaaaggCGCCATCATCGGTTTCCTCAAGGTGGGCTACAAGAAACTTTTCCTCTTG GACCGTAACGGCGCCCACAACGAAGCCGAACCTCTTTGCGTCCTGGATTTTTACATCCACGACTCGCTGCAACGACACGGTTACGGGCGGGAGCTTTTCCACCACATGCTGCAG AGCGAGCGGGTGGAGCCCTGGCGTCTGGCCGTGGACCGGCCCTCGGAGAAGCTCCTGGGGTTTCTGCGCAAACACTACGGCCTCGCCGACGCCATCCCGCAG gtgaacAACTTCGTCATCTTCGAAGGTTTCTTCTCCAACCGCCCGC ccccccctcGCCGCCCCCCCCAGAAGCGCCCGGACG AGATCAAACCCTACTCGCTCTCGGAACGcgact TTTTGCGGGAGG GCGGAGCTCCGTGGCCCTTTAACCTCAGCCCCGGCCGCGCGGGGGGGTCGCCCGTCCGAGGGAGCCTCCGGCCCTTCCTGCTGCGCCGGGACGGACCCACGGAGCCGGACGGACCCACGGAcacgccgcccccccgccgcgccaG CTCCCTCGGGCGTGTCGGACGCtga